The DNA region TCATGATTAATTACCCCCTATGAAGGTAGTCTTTGATTAACAGTTTACCGTGCCCGTCTAACGTTGGGCAGTATTTTCATATCAGGTTTCGTGCCACGGAGTTCCACCGCCGATAGATGACACACCTTGAGCGAGTTTCTAGTTTATTGTCAGCTCAGAGATCAGCGGAGTTGTCACGCGAAGTCGTTGATCAAAATACTCGAAAAGGCCTAGTAGCGACGCACACGCCGCCTTCGCACGGTAACGTAGTAAATTCAACGACGCATATCTCAGGACTGCGAGAAGGGCAGTTTATCTCGCGCCACCTGTGCCCACGCCGCGCGACAAGATCGTCTGGACAGGAAGCCCTATCTCAAGGTCATCGCCAAGAAGGCGGGGCAGGCCATTCACGTCCTGGATCGCTTTCACATCATGGGGCACTTCGGCAAGGCCATCGATGAGGTCCGTGCCCAGGAGGCCCGGGAGCTCAGGGCCCGGGGCCGAGAGCCCGTCTTGACCAAGACCCGGTGGCTGTTGCTCAAGAGGCCGGAGAACCTCACCGAGAAGCAGGAAGTGCGGCTGGCGGATCTCTTGCGGTATAACCTGCGCAGTCGGAGCTACCTGCTCAAGGAGGACTTCCAGTTCTTCTGGGGCTACCGCTCGCCCTATTGGGCGGGTCGCTTCCTGGATCAGTGGTGCTTGCGCACGATGCGATCGAAGATCGGGCCGATGAAGCGCGTCGCCCGCATGTTGCGGGGCCATCGACCGCTTATCCTCAACTGGTTCCGGGCCAAAGGCCAGCTCTCGAGCGGCGTGGTCGAAGGCTTCAATGCCAAGGCCAAACTCACTACCAGAAAGGCCTACGGTTTTCGGACCTATCATGGGCTGGAAGTCGCCTTATATCATACACTTGGCGCCCTACCCGAGCCAAAGTTCACCCACAGATTTTCCTGAGGAGGTTTATTTTATAACGGTCCCGAGTTCAACACTCGGGCGCGACTGGACGACGGGAGGGGGATACAGCTAGAAGGAACTGAGGCCGACCAAATGGCCACGTTCCTTCGGGCCATCAATGCTCTTGAAAACATTCGCGTCATCGACGCTTCGTTACATCAGGCTTTGGCGGCAACCGCCCCAACAGGGAAGACCGGATGGAAAAAGTATCTCGGTTCAGCGAAGGACGAGATAGCAGATGCGATCCAGGTTCTCGAGGCGAAAAGGTTGCATCCGACCGCGGTCGCATCCTTGAAAGTCAGCTGGAGCAAGATGAAGAGCGCTATGAAGACAAACACCCCTGCCCAAAAGGACCAAAAGGACAGCTTGACAACTGAGGCTATCAGCAATGAGCATGCGGCGCGAGGCGACATATGTGAAGCTGGGTCTGACGCCGTGCTGTGTCCATAGTCAGTGATTTGAGGGGGCAGCCTCCTCTTCTATTTTGCGTTCTGTGCGTCTTCGGCTTGATCGTTGGCATATTGGTGTGTCCGGTCAAGGGCATATCATCCAGTCGGTAGAAATCCGACCGAGGCTAAAAGGATCAGGCCTTGTAGCAGGGGAGGTGCCGTGGCGCGAAAGCGAGACGGCAGAGTACCAGGTTGCAACGTGCGAGTCGGCGTAGAAGTAGCCTCGTTGCACGCGACTCCGGTGGCCGAGACGGTCGATAACAGGCGAAGGCAGCAAGGGTTAGCCGAAATGAGTATGACGCGGGAGCTTGGCGCATTGCAAACAGGGCATGCACTATTGTAGTAGACCTTGCTGGCCATGTCCTCGGACCGTCCTGTTTCCTATGTTCCAGACCGTGCGTCCCCTTGATCAGCGCAGGCTGACGCGTAGCTCGTGCCGAACCCCGTCACTGAACAGGGGAACGCGCAGTCTTCCCGGCTCAGGTAGCAGGGCCGCGCCATCGAGTGTCGCGGCCGCCACGATCCCCTGTGCGTTTCCTTCATTCACTACCGTGATGTGATAGCAGGTGGCGCGGTCGGGGAGACGGTAGCGCAAGGTGAATCCGGGCCAGCTCGCGGGGATGCGCGGCTCGAGCACCAAGGTCCGACCGCCCGCCACTGAAAAGCCCAGGATCGATTCGAGCGCCACGCGGTAAAACCAGCCCGCCGCGCCCGTATACCAGGTCCACCCGCCGCGGCCCACATGGGGGTCTGCGCCGTAGATATCCGCCGCAACCACATAGGGCTCGACCTGGTAGACCGCGACCTCGGCCGGCGTGCGCGCGTGGTGGATGGGGTTCAGCATCTCGAGGAGTCGCGTGGCGCGTTCGGGCCGGCCGGATTCGGCCAGGGCCTTGACCACCCACAGCGCCGCATGGGTGTACTGGCCACCGTTTTCCCGCACACCGGGGACATAGCCCTTGATATAGCCCGGGTCGTGGGTCGTCTTATCGAAAGGTGGCGTGAGGAGACGAATGAGCCCGTCGGGCTCCGACACGAGATATCGCTCCACGGCGTCCAAGGCCTGCACTCGCCGCTCGGACGATGCCGCACCGGAGATCACGGCCCAGGCCTGGGCCAGGGCATCGATGCGGCATTCGTCGCTGTCCGCCGAGCCGAGCGCGGTACCGTCGTCATAATAGGCCCGACGATACCAACCCCCGTCCCAGCCGCCCTCTTCGAGCGCCTGCACAAGCCCTGTTGCGTAGTCTCGATAACGCGCGACGCGCTCGCCGTCGCCGCGCGCGACGCAATAGGGGATGAAATCCTGGAGCGCCCGGTGGAGGAAGAACCCGAGCCACACGCTCTCGCCCTGCCCGCCGCGGCCCACGCGGTTCATGCCGTCGTTCCAATCGCCGCTCCCCATGAGCGGCAGCCCGTGCACACCGCGCGTCAGACTGCGCTCCAGCGCCCGACAGCAATGCTCGTAGAGGCTCGCCTTCTCGCCGCGATCCTCGGGGCTGAGATACACCTCGTCCTCTCCGGGATCGAGCGCGGTTGCGGCGAGGAACGGCACGGCCTCGTCGAGCACCGCGCGATCCCCGGTGGTTTCGACATAAAACGCCGTGAGGTAGGGGAGCCACAGGAGATCGTCGGAAAAACGCGTGCGCGTCCCGCGTCCTCTGGGGGGGTGCCACCAATGCAGGACATCGCCCTCGGAAAACTGATGAGCGGCATGCAGGAGTACCTGGGTGCGGGTGAGTCCGGGCAGGAGATGGACGAGCGCCGCGGCGTCCTGGAGCTGGTCGCGAAACCCGAAGGCCCCGCCCGACTGGTAGAAGGCCGAGCGCGCCCACAACCGGCAGGTGAGATTCTGATAGACGAGCCAGCCGTTCTGCAGGACGTCGAGCGCCGGAGAAGGCGTTTGCACCGTGAGGCCGTCGTGGATATCCCGCCAGTACGCGCTCACCTCTTCGAGGGATCGGTCGAGCGCTCCCTCGATCCGATAACGGGCCACGAGCGATCGCACCTCATCCTCGCCGCCCGCTTCTCCGAGGAGAAAGACGCAGCTCACCTCCTCGCCCGGTTCGAGGACGACGACGACTTGCCAGGCAAAGCAGGGGTCGGGCCCCGCACGCCCGTCGAGTGTCTCGGAACGACAGAGCGCCTGTGGGGCAGCCGGGCTGCCGTAGGGTCCGATGAAAGACTGCCGATCGCCGGAAAAATAGCGTGGCGCGTCCTGGGGCGCCGCGGCTGCGGCGAACACCAAGCGCTCGGCGAAGTCCTGTCGGTTCGGGTTCACCGCGAACGAGATCCCCGCTTTCGCGTCGTGGTAGGTGGCGATGGATCCGGCCGTATCCTGCGGCAGCCCCCCCAGGACCAGACGCGCATAGGAATAGAGCGACAGACGGCGGCGCGTGCTACCGGTGTTGCGCAAGAGGACACGGGTCAGTTTGATCGCATCGCGGCGCGGGACCAGCTGCAAGACCTCCTGTGAGAGCCCCTGGCGGCTGTGCAGCACCCGGCAGTAGCCGAATCCATAGCGCGCCCGATAGGGCGCATCCCCGCCCGCGGGAGCGGGCAGGGGGGACCAGAAAATACCTTGCTCCTCATCCCGGATATAAAACGCCTCGCCGCAGGGATCGCAGACCGGATCGTTGTACCAGGGCGTCAGGCGGTTCTCGCGGCTGTTGCCGGCCCAGGTGAAGCCGGCGCCGGACTCGGAGACCAGGAACCCGAAGCGCTCGTTGGCGATGATATGGACCCAGGGCAGCGGCGTTCTCTGCAGCGGGGTGACGCGGATGACATACTCCCGGCCATCCGGGGTGAAGCCCCCGTAGCCATTGTCGAAGAGCAGTTCCTCGTCTGAGATGGGAGACCCACCGGGCGGAGGCGTCGCCTCACCGGCCGGTCGGTACCGATCGGGCGCGGCCGGCAGAGAAAAATGGGCGAGCGCGCGCGCGCAGGAGGGCTCTGTAGCAGGCTCGAAGAGCGGACCGATCGACCGCAACCTATCATAGCGAGCCGCCCATTCGAGCGCGGTCTCGCGCGTCGGGGCGGCGCCCAGACCGAAGCACACGGTCTTCTGTGCCCCGGGCGAGAGGTCCAGGGTGATCCGCAGGCTCACTATGGCATCGAGCACCGCGCCGATCGTCCCCGAGAGCGGCGTGCGCTCCGTGAGGGCGCGCGGGCGGGTCAGGCTCCGACCGCGACCGATGAAGCGCATGCGATCGGTCTCGTGCTCGATGGCGCCTGTTTCGAGGTCCTCGAGCGCGAGCCAGTGCACGAGCCACAGGGGCTTCTCGCCGGCGCTACGGGGACGCCGCCTCGCCACCAGGGTCCGCTGCCCGGGCACCTGCTCGGTTTCTACGAAGAGCTTGGAGAAGGCCGGGTGTGCGGCATCCAGAGACTGCGGCGCGAGCACCACCTCGGCATAGCTCGTGACCTCGATGCGCCGAGGGACCGGAGCGTCGTTCTGGACCGTGCAGCGGCGCAGCTCCAAATCCTCGATCGGTGCGACCCGGACCGCAATGCTCGTCTCGATCCCCTGGTCGATGCGTTCGATCTCGAATGAACCCGCGCCGCGAGTCACCGCGTAGCGCTCCGGCCTTCGCCCCGCCGGCTGAAATCCCGCCGACCAATGCCCGCCGGAATCCCGATCGCGGAGGTAGACGAAGAACCCATCGCGGTCCTCGATCGGATCGGCGCACCAGCGCGTCAACGCGATCTCGCCGAGCGCGGAATAACCGCTGCCGGCTTCATCGAGGGCCGCCGTGTAACGTCCGTTCGAGAGGCGGTGCCAGGACCCGCGGCTCAATTATGCAGCACCACGTAGGCAGGGAGCTCGCCGATCACCGCCTCGTCTCCCGCAAAGGCTCCAGGAAGAACTTCAAAAGCTCGAGACCGCGCCCCTTCTGGCCCATGTGCATCAACCCTTGATGCTGCCCACCATGATCCCCTCGATGTAGTAGCGCTGCAGCAACGCGTACAGCACGATGACCGGCAGCACCGTCAGGAGCGCACCGGCCATCATCAGCTCGGTGTCCTGCACATGCTCGCCCGAGAGGTTGGCGAGCGCCACCGGGAGGGTGTGCAGTCGGCTGTCGGTCAAGACCACCAGCGGCCACATGAAATCGTTCCATGTTCCCATGAAGGTGAACACCGCGAGCGTCAAAAGGATCGGCTTGCAGAGCGGCAGCACG from Pseudomonadota bacterium includes:
- a CDS encoding glycosyl transferase; this translates as MSRGSWHRLSNGRYTAALDEAGSGYSALGEIALTRWCADPIEDRDGFFVYLRDRDSGGHWSAGFQPAGRRPERYAVTRGAGSFEIERIDQGIETSIAVRVAPIEDLELRRCTVQNDAPVPRRIEVTSYAEVVLAPQSLDAAHPAFSKLFVETEQVPGQRTLVARRRPRSAGEKPLWLVHWLALEDLETGAIEHETDRMRFIGRGRSLTRPRALTERTPLSGTIGAVLDAIVSLRITLDLSPGAQKTVCFGLGAAPTRETALEWAARYDRLRSIGPLFEPATEPSCARALAHFSLPAAPDRYRPAGEATPPPGGSPISDEELLFDNGYGGFTPDGREYVIRVTPLQRTPLPWVHIIANERFGFLVSESGAGFTWAGNSRENRLTPWYNDPVCDPCGEAFYIRDEEQGIFWSPLPAPAGGDAPYRARYGFGYCRVLHSRQGLSQEVLQLVPRRDAIKLTRVLLRNTGSTRRRLSLYSYARLVLGGLPQDTAGSIATYHDAKAGISFAVNPNRQDFAERLVFAAAAAPQDAPRYFSGDRQSFIGPYGSPAAPQALCRSETLDGRAGPDPCFAWQVVVVLEPGEEVSCVFLLGEAGGEDEVRSLVARYRIEGALDRSLEEVSAYWRDIHDGLTVQTPSPALDVLQNGWLVYQNLTCRLWARSAFYQSGGAFGFRDQLQDAAALVHLLPGLTRTQVLLHAAHQFSEGDVLHWWHPPRGRGTRTRFSDDLLWLPYLTAFYVETTGDRAVLDEAVPFLAATALDPGEDEVYLSPEDRGEKASLYEHCCRALERSLTRGVHGLPLMGSGDWNDGMNRVGRGGQGESVWLGFFLHRALQDFIPYCVARGDGERVARYRDYATGLVQALEEGGWDGGWYRRAYYDDGTALGSADSDECRIDALAQAWAVISGAASSERRVQALDAVERYLVSEPDGLIRLLTPPFDKTTHDPGYIKGYVPGVRENGGQYTHAALWVVKALAESGRPERATRLLEMLNPIHHARTPAEVAVYQVEPYVVAADIYGADPHVGRGGWTWYTGAAGWFYRVALESILGFSVAGGRTLVLEPRIPASWPGFTLRYRLPDRATCYHITVVNEGNAQGIVAAATLDGAALLPEPGRLRVPLFSDGVRHELRVSLR